In Streptomyces durocortorensis, a genomic segment contains:
- a CDS encoding helix-turn-helix transcriptional regulator, translated as MSDTPARLLKLLSLLQTPREWPGGELADRLDVSPRTIRRDIDRLRDLGYPVEASRGSVGGYRLVAGAAMPPLLLDDEEAVAIAVGLRAGAGHAIEGVDEASVRALAKLEQVLPSRLRHRVSALQTATVPLTRGDGSTIDPRTLTTLASAATGRERLRFAYRSGDGTRTKRQVEPYRLVSTGQRWYLVAYDLGREDWRTFRVDRVGEPFATGARFAPRPLPVEGGPDGGGNGGGGRADGGHGKEPNGEGDAARFLARSMRRMQPELRLDVRFGAPAEFVAARLPTTLGAPEPDGEGGCRLRASCTDSLEWVALRLALVDCEFSVAGPPQLVAYLENLGTRLTRAARHPPAHPMRSDAPERGDAPEQG; from the coding sequence ATGTCCGATACCCCGGCACGCCTGCTGAAGTTGCTGTCGCTCCTCCAGACCCCGCGCGAGTGGCCGGGCGGGGAGCTGGCCGACCGCCTCGACGTCAGTCCGCGCACGATCCGCCGCGATATCGACCGGCTGCGGGACCTGGGCTACCCGGTCGAGGCCTCGCGCGGTTCGGTGGGCGGCTATCGCCTGGTCGCGGGCGCCGCCATGCCGCCTCTGCTGCTGGACGACGAGGAGGCGGTGGCCATCGCGGTGGGACTGCGGGCCGGGGCGGGGCACGCCATCGAGGGCGTCGACGAGGCCTCCGTACGGGCACTGGCGAAGCTGGAGCAGGTGCTGCCCTCGCGGCTGCGGCACCGGGTCTCCGCGCTCCAGACCGCCACGGTGCCGCTGACCAGGGGCGACGGTTCCACCATCGACCCGCGGACCCTGACGACGCTGGCCTCGGCGGCGACCGGGCGGGAGCGGCTGAGGTTCGCGTACCGCAGCGGGGACGGCACCCGGACGAAGCGGCAGGTCGAGCCGTACCGGCTGGTGAGCACCGGGCAGCGCTGGTATCTGGTGGCGTACGACCTGGGCAGGGAGGACTGGCGGACGTTCCGGGTGGACCGGGTCGGCGAGCCGTTCGCGACGGGTGCCAGGTTCGCCCCGCGGCCGCTGCCGGTGGAGGGCGGCCCGGACGGTGGCGGCAATGGCGGCGGCGGCCGGGCGGACGGCGGCCATGGCAAGGAACCGAACGGCGAGGGGGACGCGGCGAGGTTCCTGGCCCGGTCGATGCGGCGGATGCAGCCGGAGCTGCGCCTGGACGTGCGGTTCGGCGCTCCGGCGGAGTTCGTGGCGGCGCGGCTGCCCACGACGCTCGGTGCGCCGGAGCCGGACGGGGAGGGCGGATGCCGGCTGCGGGCCTCGTGCACCGATTCGCTGGAGTGGGTGGCGCTGCGGCTGGCGCTCGTGGACTGCGAGTTCTCCGTGGCGGGGCCGCCGCAGCTGGTGGCGTATCTGGAGAACCTGGGCACCCGGCTGACCCGCGCCGCCAGGCACCCGCCCGCACACCCGATGCGGAGCGACGCCCCGGAACGGGGAGACGCCCCGGAACAGGGATGA
- a CDS encoding sigma-70 family RNA polymerase sigma factor, whose translation MATRAVARRTSATSGGTDRASSVRAVGGEIADRDLVGMYLDEIARTPLLDAAKEVDLSQTIEAGVYAQKILDGEVESDAGGAKREELEALVAEGERAKDIFIRSNLRLVVAVARRYPRAGLPLLDLIQEGNAGLVRAVEKFDYAKGFKFSTYATWWIRQAITRSIADQSRTIRLPVHLVEELGRIRRVQREFNREHGRDPEHAEIAAELDSNAERVGNVLDWARDPVSLNMSVDDDGDTQFGDLLEDTSAVSPEQSVMTLLRSEELEDLIGKLDNRTASIIKMRYGIEDGRERTLTEVGKQHGLTRERIRQIEKHALLELKRMAHDTGFDAAA comes from the coding sequence ATGGCAACCCGTGCCGTCGCCCGTCGTACGTCCGCCACTTCCGGTGGGACCGACCGGGCAAGCAGTGTTCGCGCCGTGGGCGGGGAAATCGCCGATCGCGACCTGGTCGGCATGTACCTGGACGAGATCGCCCGCACACCGCTGCTCGACGCCGCCAAGGAGGTCGACCTCTCCCAGACCATAGAGGCGGGCGTGTACGCCCAGAAGATCCTCGACGGCGAGGTGGAGAGCGACGCGGGCGGGGCGAAGCGCGAAGAGCTGGAGGCGCTGGTCGCCGAGGGCGAGCGCGCCAAGGACATATTCATCCGTTCCAACCTCCGACTCGTCGTCGCCGTGGCCCGCCGCTACCCGCGCGCGGGGCTCCCCCTGCTCGACCTGATCCAGGAGGGCAACGCCGGCCTGGTCCGCGCGGTCGAGAAGTTCGACTACGCCAAGGGCTTCAAGTTCTCCACGTATGCCACCTGGTGGATCCGGCAGGCCATCACCCGGTCCATCGCCGACCAGTCCCGCACGATCCGGCTCCCCGTCCACCTGGTGGAGGAGCTCGGCCGGATCCGCCGGGTCCAGCGCGAGTTCAACCGCGAGCACGGGCGCGACCCGGAGCACGCGGAGATAGCCGCCGAGCTCGACTCCAACGCCGAGCGCGTCGGCAACGTCCTGGACTGGGCCCGCGACCCGGTCAGCCTCAACATGTCCGTGGACGACGACGGCGACACCCAGTTCGGCGACCTGCTGGAGGACACCTCCGCCGTCTCGCCCGAGCAGTCCGTGATGACCCTGCTCCGCAGCGAGGAGCTGGAGGACCTGATCGGCAAGCTCGACAACCGGACGGCCTCGATCATCAAGATGAGGTACGGCATCGAGGACGGCCGTGAGCGGACCCTGACCGAAGTGGGCAAGCAGCACGGCCTCACACGGGAGCGGATCCGCCAGATCGAGAAGCACGCACTCCTCGAATTGAAGCGAATGGCTCACGACACGGGCTTTGACGCTGCGGCGTGA